One stretch of Centroberyx gerrardi isolate f3 chromosome 13, fCenGer3.hap1.cur.20231027, whole genome shotgun sequence DNA includes these proteins:
- the LOC139926097 gene encoding SH3-containing GRB2-like protein 3-interacting protein 1: protein MMQGLKNRTRKALGLRRKDKDTDSTSSPDKEGTGSGKKGSKKANGAPNGFYGEIDWDRYASPDVDEEGFSLRPGEEGDAASRGKHFFSSSDSEDEEDSKKRFKIKIKPLVSDSAKCVTPSMDELKASVGGLALSPSLKRSPRRSPGQIKRHLSCEEIARPRRSTPTPSPAPDMPRLSQNVPAFFGLPPETSYSRYDVVPDVWESRPRPESPLTRGFPTGAPPPLPPKNIPSTSHYGYPSDSSADLPNGRVSRSPAPIYLNVQSPSSYRGSPVPDLDDVFGPVDSPQSSEEAVSPRWVTFSSDRPPPPDEPAPPPPPESPAPDTPSSTPSTPCLSPGPPPDEPPPSPPPLSPPESPPPPFTPPDSPPSIVLGPPPDEPAPPLPPDFSPSDSPPVCLDDEAFDEEVLQFAQYSSSPAPTSPVPPLPAERRSPRVGVPSPLVLGGAGGKRTPEGAYLRDDIPDFVGSPRELTPSFRGTPPPLPPTTYRSIVSSPGPYSGSSPSSPARPATPQSGGSPVPPPPPPRPSSRPKLPPGKPIADLARPFSPPVSGSPPPFAPLARAESSSSISSITSLSAASTPTLGRDLNMSTTEGPQPLVWFDHGRFYLAFEGCSRGPSPLTMGPQDTLPVAAAFTETINAYFKGADPSKCVVKIMGEMVLSFPAGITRHFASHPTQPVLTFSISNYNRLEQVLPNPQLLCCDSITDNVHTKEFWVNMPNLMSHLRKVAEQKPQATYYNVDMIKYQVSADGIQSTPLNLAVSWRGDATSTDLRIDYKYNTEAMAAPTPLHNIHFLVPVDGGVAKLQAMIPPATWNPEQRTMQWKISSLSHRSENGGVGALLGRFQLTEGPSKPSQLAVQFTSEGSTLSGCDIQLVGTGYRLSLVKKRFAAGKYLADN, encoded by the exons ATGATGCAAG GACTGAAAAACCGAACCAGGAAGGCCTTGGGGTTACGGAGGAAAGACAAGGATACAGACTCCAC GAGCTCACCTGACAAAGAAGGAACTGGAAGTGGAAAGAAAGGAAGC AAAAAGGCCAATGGGGCGCCCAATGGCTTCTATGGGGAGATTGACTGGGACAGATAT GCGTCTCCTGATGTGGATGAGGAGGGCTTCAGCCTCAGACCgggtgaggagggagatg CAGCTTCCAGAGGAAAACATTTCTTCTCCTCCAGTGATtcagaggatgaggaagacagCAAGAAAAGGTtcaaaatcaagatcaagccgCTGGTGTCGGACAGTGCCAAGTGTGTCACTCCTTCCATGGACGAGCTGAAGGCCTCGGTGGGAGGCCTGgcgctgtctccctctctg AAGAGAAGTCCG AGACGCAGCCCG GGACAGATAAAAAGACACTTGTCCT GTGAGGAGATTGCCCGACCCAGACGCTCAACCCCAACACCAAGCCCCGCCCCCGACATGCCAAG ACTATCCCAGAACGTTCCTGCCTTCTTCGGGCTGCCACCAGAGACCAGCTATTCCAGATATGATG TTGTCCCTGATGTCTGGGAATCGAGACCACGGCCTGAGTCTCCTTTGACCAGAGGCTTTCCAACAGGAG ctcctcctccgcttcctccaAAAAACATTCCATCGACCAGTCATTACGGCTATCCTTCGGACTCTTCCG CTGATCTACCTAATGGAAGGGTCTCTCGCAGCCCCGCCCCCATCTACCTGAACGTCCAATCCCCCTCCTCCTACCGCGGCTCCCCCGTCCCGGACCTGGACGACGTGTTCGGCCCCGTGGACAGCCCCCAGAGCAGCGAGGAGGCGGTGTCTCCCAGATGGGTCACTTTCAGCAGCGACCGCCCCCCTCCGCCGGACGAACCTGCCCCCCCTCCGCCGCCGGAGTCCCCTGCCCCCGACACGCCCTcgtccaccccctccaccccctgccTCTCCCCCGGCCCGCCTCCCGACGAGCCCCCGCCTTCCCCTCCGCCCCTTTCTCCGCCCGagtcacctcctcctcctttcacgCCTCCGGACTCGCCCCCTTCCATCGTCCTGGGACCCCCTCCGGACGAACCGGCCCCTCCCCTGCCTCCCGACTTCTCCCCCTCCGACTCGCCTCCGGTCTGCCTGGACGACGAGGCGTTCGATGAGGAGGTGCTGCAGTTCGCGCAGTACTCTTCGTCCCCCGCCCCCACCAGCCCCGTCCCGCCTCTGCCGGCGGAGCGGAGGTCCCCCCGGGTGGGAGTGCCGTCTCCCTTGGTCCTGGGGGGCGCCGGGGGGAAGAGGACTCCGGAGGGTGCGTACCTGAGAGACGATATCCCAGACTTCGTGGGCTCACCCAGAGAGCTGACGCCGAGCTTCAGGGGCAcgccacctcctctccctcccaccaccTACAGGTCTATCGTGTCTTCCCCGGGGCCCTACTCAGGCAGCA GCCCCTCGTCTCCAGCTCGTCCTGCCACGCCTCAGTCAGGAGGCAGTcccgttcctcctcctcctcctcctagaCCGTCCTCACGACCAAAGCTGCCCCCAGGGAAACCAATAGCAGACCTG GCTCGGCCGTTCAGTCCGCCGGTCTCAGGCAGCCCCCCGCCTTTCGCCCCCCTGGCCCGGGCGGAGagctcttcctccatctcctccatcaCCTCGCTGAGCGCAGCGTCCACCCCCACCTTAGGGAGGGACCTCAACATGTCCACCACAG AGGGCCCACAGCCTCTGGTGTGGTTTGACCACGGCAGGTTTTATTTAGCCTTTGAAG gGTGCTCCAGAGGACCCAGCCCACTTACCATGGGACCCCAGGACACTCTGCCAGTGGCAGCTGCCTTCACTGAAACCATCAATGCCTACTTCAAAGGCGCCGACCCCAGCAA ATGTGTGGTAAAGATCATGGGGGAGATGGTGCTGTCCTTCCCCGCAGGCATAACCAGGCACTTTGCCAGCCACCCGACTCAGCCCGTCCTCACCTTCAGCATCAGCAACTACAACCGACTGGAGCAGGTCCTCCCCAATCCACAGCTGCTGTGCTG TGATTCCATAACGGACAATGTACACACCAAGGAATTCTGGGTGAATATGCCAAACTTGATGAGCCATCTGAGGAAAGTGGCTGAGCAGAAGCCTCAGGCAACATACTACAACGTGGATATGATCAAATATCAG GTCTCGGCAGATGGGATCCAGTCCACTCCTCTCAACCTGGCAGTGAGTTGGCGAGGCGATGCTACCAGCACGGACCTGCGGATAGACTACAAATACAACACAGAGGCCATGGCCGCCCCCACGCCACTACAcaacatccacttcctggttccTGTGGATGGAGGCGTGGCCAAACTCCAGGCCATGATCCCCCCTGCCACCTG GAACCCAGAGCAGCGGACAATGCAGTGGAAGATCTCCAGCCTCTCTCATAGGTCTGAAAACGGAG GAGTTGGGGCTCTGCTGGGCCGGTTCCAGTTGACAGAAGGTCCCAGTAAGCCCTCCCAGCTGGCAGTCCAGTTCACCAGTGAGGGAAGCACGCTGTCAGGGTGTGACATCCAGCTGGTAGGGACTGGCTACAGGCTTTCCCTGGTCAAGAAGAGATTTGCTGCAG GTAAATATCTGGCGGATAATTAG
- the dynlt5 gene encoding dynein light chain Tctex-type 5 → MSDLAKEKTTRLLKKRGSMSSLGSHEVKARETVGKTKDSISTVSCIDERGHHDDNARTAVQMENTYQLGPYKRFPVLAVRDILKDVLASYLQEEKYDAELCRQMTKTISEVIKARVKDLMVPRYKIIVLVTIGQLCDQNMRISSRCLWDASNDTFSSHTFKNSSLFAVANVYAVYFE, encoded by the exons ATGTCTGATCTGGCTAAAGAGAAAACAACTCGTCTTCTGAAGAAGAGAGGCAGTATGTCTTCCTTGGGAAGCCATGAAGTCAAAGCCAGGGAAACAGTTGGCAAGACCAAGGA CTCCATAAGCACCGTTTCCTGCATAGATGAGCGAGGGCACCATGATGACAATGCTCGAACAGCTGTACAAATGGAGAACACCTACCAGCTGG gACCTTACAAACGCTTTCCTGTTCTTGCTGTCAGAGACATATTGAAGGATGTACTTGCCAGTTACCTACAAGAGGAGAAATATGACGCAGAGCTGTGTCGGCAGATGACAAAGACAATATCTGAG GTGATAAAAGCCCGTGTGAAGGACCTAATGGTTCCCCGATATAAGATCATCGTCCTGGTTACCATCGGCCAGCTCTGTGATCAGAACATGCGCATTAGCAGCCGCTGTCTGTGGGACGCGTCTAATGACACCTTCTCCTCACACACCTTCAAGAACAGCTCTCTCTTCGCTGTGGCAAATGTCTATGCTGTTTACTTTGAGTGA
- the LOC139926126 gene encoding cytochrome P450 2J2-like, translating into MLLLSALDWLDAKSALLFIVVFLLVVHFQRNRNPRNFPPGPWALPFLGNVFTGFDYHAFNKLAAQFGNIFSICFGGEKLVIVSGYNLVKEVLVTQGDCFLDRPVSPLFDVIFKGNGISMSSGYKWRRQRQFSIAHLKYFGEGKRTLELHCQLECTFLCEAFQQEKGPFNPLHLINNAVANVIGSLVFGKRFDYDSEDFQNLLRRMQQSLMLAGTLRVQLYDICPWLFKHLPGPHEIIIDNYATLVSFLKREIEKHKRDWDPFDHRDFIDAYIGQIDKKKNDVEAGFNIDNLAISTLDLFEAGTETMTTSLRWGLVYMMKYPEIQEKVQEEIERVIGQSRQPCLADRANMPFTEAVIHETQRMGDLVPLNFPRLCTRDTTVGGYFIPQGTTLVTTLSSVLHDETEWETPHQFNPQHFLDEHGRFRKREAFFPFSSGKRMCLGEQLARMELFLFFTSLLQRFSISPPPGQEVSLENQGTFVLSPKPFHICLKAR; encoded by the exons ATGCTGCTCCTCTCAGCGCTGGACTGGCTTGACGCAAAGAGCGCTCTTCTCTTTATCGTTGTTTTCCTccttgtggttcattttcagAGGAACAGAAACCCTCGTAACTTTCCGCCCGGACCCTGGGCATTGCCCTTCCTGGGGAATGTGTTCACTGGTTTTGACTACCATGCTTTTAACAAG CTGGCAGCGCAGTTTGGCAACATTTTCAGCATTTGCTTTGGTGGGGAGAAGCTGGTGATTGTGTCAGGCTACAACTTGGTGAAGGAGGTTTTGGTGACCCAGGGAGACTGTTTTTTAGATCgacctgtctcccctctcttcgACGTCATCTTCAAAGGCAATG GCATCTCCATGAGTAGTGGGTACAAAtggaggaggcagaggcagTTTTCCATTGCCCACCTGAAATACTttggagaggggaaaagaacCCTTGAGCTTCACTGTCAGCTGGAGTGCACCTTCCTCTGTGAAGCTTTCCAACAGGAGAAAG GGCCTTTCAACCCTCTTCATTTAATCAACAATGCTGTTGCCAATGTCATTGGATCCTTGGTGTTTGGGAAGCGTTTTGACTACGATTCGGAAGACTTTCAGAACCTCCTTCGGCGGATGCAGCAGTCCCTCATGCTGGCAGGGACACTTAGAGTTCAG CTGTATGATATCTGCCCGTGGCTGTTCAAGCATTTACCCGGTCCCCATGAGATCATCATCGACAACTACGCCACGCTGGTCTCATTTctgaaaagagagatagagaaacacaAGAGGGACTGGGACCCGTTTGATCACCGGGACTTCATCGATGCCTACATTGGTCAAATAGACAAG AAAAAGAACGATGTAGAAGCTGGGTTCAACATAGACAACTTGGCGATCAGCACGCTAGACCTTTTTGAGGCTGGAACAGAGACCATGACCACTTCATTACGCTGGGGTCTCGTTTATATGATGAAGTATCCAGAAATACAGG AGAAGGTGCAGGAGGAGATAGAGCGTGTGATTGGTCAGTCCAGGCAGCCTTGCCTGGCTGACAGAGCCAACATGCCTTTCACTGAGGCTGTCATCCACGAGACCCAGAGGATGGGCGACCTCGTCCCCCTGAATTTCCCTCGGCTGTGCACAAGAGACACCACTGTGGGGGGATATTTCATCCCCCAG GGAACCACACTGGTGACCACCCTGTCCTCAGTGTTGCACGACGAGACAGAGTGGGAGACGCCGCACCAGTTCAACCCTCAGCACTTCCTGGACGAGCATGGACGCTTCCGGAAACGAGAAGCCTTTTTCCCCTTCT CTTCAGGGAAAAGGATGTGCTTGGGGGAGCAGTTGGCTCGAATGgagctcttcctcttcttcacctccctcctccagagGTTCTCCATCTCTCCGCCCCCAGGGCAAGAAGTCAGCCTGGAGAATCAGGGGACTTTTGTCCTCTCCCCCAAACCTTTCCACATCTGTCTCAAAGCTCGGTGA